DNA sequence from the Microcebus murinus isolate Inina chromosome 18, M.murinus_Inina_mat1.0, whole genome shotgun sequence genome:
GTTACTTGCCCATTTTTAGTTCCTTAAATACAAGACCTTTCCCACCTCAGGGCCACTGGGCAGGCGGCTTTCCTTCTGCGATGCTCTCTGATCAGAGCTTCACAGGACTGGCTTTGTTCACATCTCTCAAATTGAAAGCCATCAAAATGTGAATCGTTGTACTGCGTCTCCACAGAGTGAAATTTAATATGCTTCATCTatatgtcttcctttttcttttcatgaatttctaagaattttattccACACACATtaagttttcaaaggaaaaaatggcacaaatatgttattttaatcttTAGTATGTTTGAAATGTGTTTGGTAAGATACAAAATATTGATCTAACTATCCTTGTAAATAATTACACAGTTGTCCCAATGCCATTTCTTGGATAATGCAAACTCCACCTGCCAATGGATGGCGCTACCACAGTAATCTACTAAATCCCACATGTGTTTTGTGTCTGCTGTGAAGCTTCTCTCCAGATCTACTGATCTGCTCATTCTAGCATCAGTGCCACGCTGTTTTAGAGTCCTTGAGTCCTGATACAGCAAGTGTCACCTTGTTACTGTCTTTTTCAACATTGCCCCTAGCTTATTTTCATGCTGCTTTTTAGATTAAACTTAGATGAGTTTTGTTTCTTAGAAACCCTGTTATAATTTTGACATCGAATAGATTAAGTTTGAgaataattcaggaaaataaataccTTTGCGACATTTCATCTTGGTGTGTCTatccatttacttaatttttacttTACGCCTCCCTGGAGAATATGAAATTCTCGGCTGATTCTTGCTAACATCCTAATGCAATGATTTATTTGTTAATAACGTGGATGGGATTGTTTTGCATTATGTATTTTCACcttatttttcctgattattgTTACTTATGATAATAGTAGGCAGTATTTGTTGGGTGCTCACTGCCTGCCAGCTCCTTGTGTTAAGCACTTTATTACTTAATTTTGCTCACCACCCCCAAGACCCACTTTTCACAAGAAGAAACTGAGTTTTAAAGAACTCTGGTACTCTAACTGAGGCTCCACGGCTAGGAAGTGGTAGAGCTCAGTCCTGATTCAAGTATTCTGAAATCACTCTTTATTTCTAATAGTCTTTCAATTGGTAGTCCTATTTTTCCCCTATAGTTCATCATAtctctaaataataattttcctactcctttcaaatatttttattttcccccttttattttcGAATTTTACTGTATCCGTTTCTTATAATGCACctatctgtatatttaaaaacttatataatatcataaaataatcaCTAAACACTTGAAGAGTAGTGCAAGATGACAGGATTTAAAATAACACTTAGACATTATTTCTATAACACTGAATATGCCAAGTTATAAGTTGCTGAAATGACTAAGTGGCACAAACACTATCCATGTTATGTTTTTTACGTTGTtgcttatgtaaaaaaaatataaaattgggtgtaaaatatttttaattctaaggaAACTGTTGGTTTTGTTTATCTTCATGTACTTATTCAATTAAGGGCAGTcggtaaatttttttttggttgcagAAAGTTGGGGGAAATGGATGGAGCCAACCAGAGTGAGGACTCCCAGTTCCTGCTCCTGGGGATCTCGGAGAGACCTGAGCAGCAGCAGATCCTGTTTTGGATGTTCCTGTCCATGTACCTGGTCACGGTGGTGGGAAATGTGCTCATCGTCCTGGCCATCAGCTCTGACTCCCACctgcacacccccatgtacttcttcctggccAACCTCTCCTTCACTGACCTCTTCTTCGTCACCAACACCATCCCCAAGATGCTGGTGAACCTTCAGTCCCAGAACAAAGCCATCTCCTACACAGGGTGTCTGACGCAGCTCTACTTCCTGGTCTCCCTGGTGGCCCTGGACAACCTCATCCTGGCCGTGATGGCatatgaccgctatgtggccatctgccgCCCCCTCCACTACACCACAGCCATGAGCCCTAAGCTCTGTATCTTACTCCTCACCGTGTGTTGGGTCCTATCTATCCTCTATGGCCTCATCCACACCCTCCTGATGACCAGAGTGACCTTCTGTGGGTCACGGAAAATCCACTACATCTTCTGTGAGATGTATGTACTGCTACGGCTCGCCTGTTCCGACACGCAGATCAATCACATTGTGCTGATGGCCACAGGCAGTGCTATCTTTCTCATTCCCTTTGGATTCATGATCATGTCCTATGTCTGGATTGTCAGAGCCATCCTTCAAATACCCTCAGCCTCTAACAAGTACaaagccttctccacctgtgcTTCCCATTTGGCTGTGGTCTCCCTCTTCTATGGAACACTTTGCATGGTGTACCTGAAGCCACTCCACACCTACTCCATGAAGGACTCAGTAGCCACAGTGATGTATGCTGTGGTGACCCCCATGATGAACCCTTtcatctacagcctgaggaacaAGGACATGCACGGGGCTCTAGGAAGACTCTTAGGGAAACCCTTTCATAGGTTGACATGAGGATAATTTGGAAAGGGGGCATTGAAGTGGAGACTTGGAATATCCTTCACCATATGCAAGGTAATACCCTACGGGTTACACAGCCTTGATTAGGACATTGTTCAAGTTCACAATGAATGTATATTTCTCTGGTGATAAAAAGACATATATGTATAACCCAGTGTCCCCCAGATCTCACAGTATTGGCAATAAATAAGGTCACACTAACACTAATCCAAGAATTTTACAGGACCAAATTCATTAATGTGCATGACCATAGGACCACATGCTCAGCCTTATCCATATACGCCCAATTATAATCTAGCAGTGTCTCTCATCTTATCTAGCAAATATCCAATGTATAGAAAGTATAGCCTCAAAGCCCACCCAAGGGAGGGCTTCACTGGCAGGGAGGGAAGCCTCAACCATGCATCTCTTATGAGCATAGAAGCTTGTCCTAATCATCTCGAGCAGCAACTTCACTACCCATGGTACCCAACCTGCAGCTTGACACAGTTGCAGAACTTAAATAGTGGTCTTTCCTGGCCAGGGAATACACCATGTGTCCCAGGCCAATCTGAGGCAATAGCAGTGCCCAGCCAGAAGCTCTGCTTGATTACTAGATTTGCATTGCTAAAGAATGCCAGTAGAGGCTCAAACAGGTAGCTGGCTGCCTCCTCAAATGTGCAGACACCAACATAAGGATTATGAAGAATTAGGGAATCACAACACCTCCAAAAGACTAATAAATATCCAACAATGGACCCTAAAAAAATGGAGATCTGTGAAATGactgcccatgaattcatgataGTCCTCTTAAAGAAGTTCAGTTAACTACAAGAatacatagatataaaattaaataaaatttagaagataaaaaaaaatgaagttgacaaagaaatagaaatcctatAGCTGAAGAACACAATAACTGCCTGAGAATTGCCATAGAAAGCTATAATGGCAGGCTTGATTaaccagaagaaagaatcagtgagctaaaagacaaaacatttgaaattatccagtcagacaagggaaaacaatgaaaaagaatgaagaaaacctACAGGAATTACAGGACATCAAGATACCTAACCTTCACATATTAGTAGTTtctgaaggagaaggaagagaaaaagagacaaaagtgtatttaaagaaataacggttgaaaactttccaaatcttGGAAAAGATGCCAAAATAAAAGCTCAGAGATCTTCAACCAAAATCAACCAAAAAGAAGTTCACCagaatacataataataaaattatcaaaaatcaaagacaaagaaaaaattctgaaagtgGCAAGAGATAACAAACATATCACAATCAAGGGAGTTCAAATACAGCTATCAGCATATTTCTCAGCAGAAAActtgcaggccaggagagagtgggatgatatattcaaagtgctaaagaaTTAAAACGGCTGACTGAGAATACATTACCCAACAAAACCATCCTTCAGAATGggggagaaatgaaaatttttcaaacaaaacCTAAAAGAGTTCATAACCACTAGGCCTAACTTACAGAAATTAATAAAGGAACTTCTTTAAGCTGAAGAAAAGACCACTAATTAGTAACATAAAACATACAGAGGCTGGGCTCtatggctcgtgcctgtaatcctagtaccctgggaggccgaggcaggaggatggattaagctcaggagttcgagacctgcctgagcatgagcgagaccctgtcactactaaaagtagaaaaattagccagccatcatggcgtgcacctgtagtcccagctacttgggaggctgaggcaagaggatctcttgaacccaggagtttaaggctgcagtgagctacaatgatgcctctacactctacccagggtgacagagtgagactctgtctccaaaaaaaaaaaaaaaaaagtacagaaatacaaatatcaacAGTATAAGTAACACAGTTATATTCAAAATACTTTAGGAATGTAACGGTGGTGTGTAAATCAATTTTATCTCTAGCCCAATGGTTAAAGGACatcactattaaaaattatagctaaaataaattaacaaagaaCACAAGTTGCAAAATGGTGTAAATTTTgacattgaaaacaaaatgtggaggtcaaggtgagaggattgctgaggccatgagtttgagaccagcctgggcaacaaagcaagacctcatccctacattagaaaaaaaaattagcccagcatggtgacACACatctttagtcccagctacttgggaggctgaagtgggaggattgcttgagcacaggaatttgaggctgcatgAGCTATGAGTGCATCACTGCATGACATGCTAGACAACAGAGTCATATCCTGTctctaaacaaattaaaaataaatttaaatggggGGTAGTCAAAGTGTAGAGTTGTACACAatcaaagttaagttgttatTATCTTGAAATAGCCTGtcttaagatattttatgtaagcaTTATGGTAACCACCAAGCAAAAATTTATAGTAGAtgcataaaacataaagaaaaaggatttttaaaataatgggtAAAATTTCTCAAATCTAGAGTGGGAAACAGACATCCCAATTCATGAAACCCAAAGAACTCCAAATAGCTTAAGCCTGAGGAAGGCTACACAAAGATATATTTTAACTAAATTGTCAAATGTCtaatacaaagaaagaattttgaagcagagagagaaaaatgactcatcacATACAAGGGAAGTTCCATGAATGTATCAGTAGATTTCTTAGCAGAAACTTTGCAAGCCGGGAaggaatgggatgatatattcagtgctgaaagaaaaaaaaactgccaaaaaagaattctatacccagaaaAACTGTCCTTTATAAATGAAGGAGATACACTttccaaacaaagaaaaagtggGTTCATCACCACTAGACATATGTTATAAGAAGTGCTAAACACAGTTCTTCAAGTTGAAAAGAAAGGATTCTAAATAACAACacaaaagtatatgaaaagataaatcTCACTGGTAAAAGTAAATATGTAGACAAATATAGAATACTGTAATGATGGtacataaatcacttttaatcctagtataaaaattaaaggacaaaagtattaagaataataataaccaaaaaaatgttaataaatataaaaatatgtaaattctgacatcaataaaataaagtgtgAAGGTGTGGAGTTAAATGTAGAGTCTTTCTATGTCACtaaagttaagttgttatcaaCTTAAAACAGACTATTATAAGAATTTtatgcaagcctcatggtaaccactaAGAAAAAGCCTAtagaggaataaaaattaaaaaaagaaagaaaaacgaaTCAAAATATATCACTATAAAAATCATTAAGTCACAAAGGAACATagcaagagaagaagagagaaactaaagaatgaaaaaataaaaagaacacaattAGCAATTTAACAATAGTAAGTACTTATCTGTCAATAATTACTTCAACTGTAAACAGATTAAACCCActcttcaaaatatatagaatggctgaataaatgttaaaaacatataATCTAAGTGGGGTgcagtggatcacgcctgtaatcctaggactttgggaggccaaagcaggaggattgcttgaggccaggagttcaagaccagcctgagcaagagcaagagcccatctctacaaaaaaatagaaaatttacccaggtatggtggcaggcacctgtagtgccagacacttgggaggctgagcctggaggatcgcctgagctcaggaatttgaggttgcagtgagccatgatgataccactgcactctagcccagatgacagagcaagatttggtctcaaaaataagaaaatgtgatcCAACTATATCCTGTCTACAAGACACATGCTTTAGACTGAAGGACATACACAagctgaaagtgaagggataaaaaaatacatgccATGAAAATAGTAACCAAGAGAGCAGGGTGGCTATactatatcagacaaaatagactttaattcAAAAACTCtcacaagagacaaaaaaaaagtcattacatAATGACAAAATGGTAGATTCCACAAGAATATATTACAATTATATGTATACTTGCAGCAAACATCacagcacctaaatatataaagcaaacattgacagaacctgaagggaaaaataaaagtaatgcaaTAATAGGAGGAGATTTCAATGCATCACCTTCAATACAAGATCAATCATCTGAACAGataatcaataaggaaacaataGACTTGAATAACACTATAGCCCAAATGTGCCAAACAGATACATACaaaacattccatccaacagcaATGGCAGAATGCACTTTCCTCTCAAACagtcatggaacattctccaagatgtATCATATCCTAGGTTACAAGTCaactcttaacaaatttaagaagattgaaatcagtCCACGTATTAATATCTTTTCTGGCTACAATgagatgaaattagaaatcaaaaacaacaggaaaatacACAATTATGTGAAAGTTAAATAACACACTCCTGAACAACCATTGAgtcaaagtagaaacaaaaatggaaattagaaaatgcctcaggaaaaacaaacataaaaaacgTATGGGTTGCAGTAAAAGGAATACTAAGAGGAAAATTCTTCATGGTAAACATCTAcattatgaaagaagaaagagctCAAATAGCCAACCTAATTTTAcacctcaaataaataaaaaagaagaaactaaacccaaagtcatcaaaagaaagaaaataaaaaagaatagaaaaataaataaatggaaaatacaataaCAATAGCAAAGATAGACAAAGCTAagagttagttttttgaaaaaaatgatcaaaattggAAAACAcctagaataattttttaaaataaggaaaaagactcaaataaaatcagaaaaggagATGTTATTACCTAGggcatggaaataaaaaagatcagaaaGAACTATCCTGAATAAgtttctagaaacatacaacttaacaaactgaataaataagaaatagaaagcctGACCAGAGCAATAAcaaataaggagattgaatcCATAATAAAGAAATCTCcaaaccaacaagaaaaaaaaccccatgaGCAGATGGCTTcacaggtgaattctaccaaacatttaaagaataattaataccAAAAAATTTTAAGCTCTTACAAAAAATAATAGCAGAAGAGGGAATGCTTCAAACTCACTTAATGACaccagcatcaccctgataccaaaatcaaagataccacaagaaaagaaaactacaagccaatatTTCTGATGAACTAGATtcaaagtgctcaataaaatactaacaaatcaGATTCAACAGCACAATAAAGGATCATACACCATggtcaagtgggatttattcctgggatgcaaAGACAGTCCAAGACACACAAATCAATACATACAACACACCACACTAACAGAATAAAGGATATGCATCCcatgataatctcaatagatgcagagaagacgtttgacaaaattcaactccATTTCATGATGAAAAATCTCAACTAATTACGTATAGAAATAATTTATCTCAACACAATGAAGGCTATGTATGAAAAAGTCCACAGCTAGTGTCATACTCAGAGGGGAAAAACTGAatgtttttctgatgtttttctgaatgtttttctaatattcttctaATATGAAGATGAATGCAAGGATTTCACTTCTATAGCCCTGGCACTTCTATTCTCTTggcacttctattcaacataatagtGGAAGTTCCAGCCAGagcaattaaataa
Encoded proteins:
- the LOC105878873 gene encoding olfactory receptor 1D2; this encodes MDGANQSEDSQFLLLGISERPEQQQILFWMFLSMYLVTVVGNVLIVLAISSDSHLHTPMYFFLANLSFTDLFFVTNTIPKMLVNLQSQNKAISYTGCLTQLYFLVSLVALDNLILAVMAYDRYVAICRPLHYTTAMSPKLCILLLTVCWVLSILYGLIHTLLMTRVTFCGSRKIHYIFCEMYVLLRLACSDTQINHIVLMATGSAIFLIPFGFMIMSYVWIVRAILQIPSASNKYKAFSTCASHLAVVSLFYGTLCMVYLKPLHTYSMKDSVATVMYAVVTPMMNPFIYSLRNKDMHGALGRLLGKPFHRLT